The nucleotide sequence TTCGACAGGAAtgtatttttgttcaaatgatCGAAGGTAGCGTAGGCTAAAGCAGTAGCCCTGAAATAAAGAGTATTATATTGTATGTCACAGAGTATACAGTAGTACAATATCTTACTAAAGACGTTTTATTCATACAGAAATTCCAGtttattcaattaaatttaCCTTTAAAAGTACGCCCTCATAAACAATCACAATGGCAGCAGCAAAAATGACTGGAAAATGGAAATTAAAATCCTCCGACAAATTCGATGAGTATATGAAAGAAATAGGTATTTTTAGTTacaatttcatattcaaatttatttcagtgCAATTTTTTATTGTCGCAATTGTTTGCTTGTTTATGGTCGACGCAAACGTTCCTTGGGATGAATTTAACTAATGATCAAATATCCGACAGGCCGTGCATATATTTCACACGGCATTGACCATGACCCTCGAGACTAGAAACAGGTATTATGGCGTAACGATTTCTGGTACAATGACGTTCGATTACATCTTTGAGCTGCTTTACTTCTTTTTCTAAATTCAAGTCATGGATAAATATACTTGCGGCGGATAACTACGATTCAGTATTTGACGCTAGTAACAATTTGTTCATGACGTCATGTTATCTtgtttgtaaaatacaaaatacgttatgatgtcataatgatttttttcaaatttcaatatgaCGTCACCAAAGTTTTCTGACGTCCGCGCATGTGAAAGCGGTGGTCAcaagtaaatttttaaaaatatcactCAGCCTATAATAGTTGTTTAGTAGCGAGCATAGGTCACTCAAATAGTATTCAATACTGTAGAATTGTACCAAATGATTCAATTCGGTGTCTTGTTTGATAGCTAATAGATAACATGTAGGGATCACATATAAGCAAATCACTTCATAACAGCTTTGCCAGACCCTTTATTCAAATTCAcgttatattcaaatattggcGAAATATCTAACAGCTTTTAATATTCGGCAAATGTTGATAAAAAATGGCTTTTTATCGCATTATTTTTCCAGGAGTAAACATCGCGCTTCGTAAAATGGGCAACCTGGCAAAACCTACGTTAACACTGAACGTTACAGACGGAACTTTCTATTACAAAAGTGAAAGCACATTTCGTACATTAACCCTGGAGTGTAAAATCGGGGAAGAATTCGACGAGACAACGCCAGACGGGAGAAAAGTTAAGGTAGGCCCGACAGACTGCATTAGAAGTTTGTTGTATCAAGtttaattttatctaaatttcgcCAACTGCTCAAAACCGGACACTTGTTGTCTTGTAACAAGtgtactaatttttttttttattatatttttagacAACTTTCTCTTGGGAAGGTGATAAACTTCTACACGTGCAGAAATGGGACGGGAAAAGTACAAAGATTTATCGATACATGGATGATTCCGGAGACCTCATCAATGTaaccttttttcaaattttgttaaaaaacgaTATTGCGCCTATATACCGAAACACAATATTTTTAAGCTCACAATTACTGCAGAGCGTCGATTAATTCCGAATaatgtttttgata is from Styela clava chromosome 9, kaStyClav1.hap1.2, whole genome shotgun sequence and encodes:
- the LOC144427353 gene encoding fatty acid-binding protein, adipocyte-like isoform X1 gives rise to the protein MAAAKMTGKWKLKSSDKFDEYMKEIGVNIALRKMGNLAKPTLTLNVTDGTFYYKSESTFRTLTLECKIGEEFDETTPDGRKVKTTFSWEGDKLLHVQKWDGKSTKIYRYMDDSGDLINDCEMNAVTCKRIYTKA
- the LOC144427353 gene encoding fatty acid-binding protein, adipocyte-like isoform X2 is translated as MCTTKRTVGVNIALRKMGNLAKPTLTLNVTDGTFYYKSESTFRTLTLECKIGEEFDETTPDGRKVKTTFSWEGDKLLHVQKWDGKSTKIYRYMDDSGDLINDCEMNAVTCKRIYTKA